In Glycine max cultivar Williams 82 chromosome 15, Glycine_max_v4.0, whole genome shotgun sequence, the DNA window TTTAACAGATTAACATATTAGTGTTAATACCCTAATAACAAGGTACGCAGTTCCATAGATGTGGTTGGTGTTGTTTTCcaatcaaaattagagtttcaGTTTGGTAATCCACACAATAAAGGTCtacataaaaaatcaacataGATTACCAAGAGGAAACTCCAATTTTGATATAAGAACAGTACCAACTACCAAGAGTACCTAAGGAACTATGTCTAAGTTTTATCctaaaaattacttatatttagttttattcaGTTAATATGGTCAGGACCCCTCCCTACTAAACCCAACAGTAGAAGTGTATAATTGTATATCCATTCTGAATAAAACTATGGGTATGTCTATATCCATTCCACATAGTTATGGTCCAAACAGGACATTATTCCAGTCATATTGCTTAATTCCCATCAAACAGAACTTTCAATTAATGAACCTACCAAGGTTCTTATTTGGACCAGGCACATAGAACGAATCTATATGGAGTATATTTCTAAGTGATAACTACATGCAGCTTATAGAACAAAACAATGAAGAAGTAGAAAGAAGTGTCGACGACCTAGCGAGAGCAGGTCGCTTTCTTTGAGGTTGATCTTCGTCAGCGGAACCTGAATCTAAGGCACGCTTCTCCCTCGCCGAGCTGCTCGACCTCTCAATGTACCTCGTCTGCATTATCCTCACCGTTTGCTTGCagagaaagtgaaagaaaagaatCTCACACTAATTTTCCTTCGTTTTCTCAGCAACCAAACGGGCCTCTGCTAGCTGCCGGATTTCGtcaaatcctttaaaaaaaaaagagacacaAAGTAAAACTGTGACTGATTCGATGCAACGCGAGCGGATAGAAAAGCAGAAAGTTGAAATTCCTCAGCATAAAGAAAGTACAGCAGAATCTCAGAAATTTCCCCGAATTTTCTCTGCGTTTTCGACGCTTGTTATGTTAACGAACCGGACATGTacacttttttctctttttggagATTTGTTTCTGCTGACGCCTAACGGTGTGAGTGATGAGCCTAACTCTAATCTAACGGTTTTGGAATCTGGAAGTGTTTGTTGGTGGGGTATGGATCTTGCGGGCGCAGAAGATCTCGGGATTTGGGCCGTTGGATTGAGAATCTTTGTCAATATTTTACTGGGGGTTTGCCAATTGCCACGTGGGGTGATTCAGCAGTAGCAGGGTGCCTTTATCACTGTCAGTGCCACTACCACAACATGGTCATGTTGATTGTTGAGACTATTGCTGATATTTTTTTGCCACTTGGAAAATAATAATGCAAGTTACGTAGCATgctgaaagaaaagaaaagatagacAAGAGTTGCAGCATTTAAGAGCCACgttcatgttttattttctcaCAGTGGACTACAGTACTTTCTTTCCTTAATTGTTGACTTTTCTGTCGGTTTTTAACTTGAAGAATAAGTTGTGTCCttacatatttaataatatgttatttcaggaaaataattatttatatttttagttttttataaaactaagaaaaataaatatattgttttaaataattaaataaacacaCACTAGGttggacaaaaaaaatacataagcaCACAAATTTTAACTAACAAAGCTTGTTGACTTTTACATttatgataattactttaaaattatgtgATGTGATGATTTGATAGTAAATAATAGTACAAACATgatatataatcattaaaaattttaataaaaatacgtgagctaaaataaaataaaaaatcatattttaaaagaaaagttatgtttaaatattttcacatttaaattttgttatctttggcactattatttttttgatatatttCGTTAGCATTGTTTGATGTTacacaacaattaaaaaaattatcatttgataagaaataaACTCATATCACAAATGGATATAGGTTTAATTCTTActattaatgtaaaaattttattaatagataaTCTATAAGTATAGTTAcaagtgttttaaattttaaggtcTTTTCTGATCTTAATGAGCTCTGGGATTCAATTCACCTaaattttcctataaaaaaatggaatttttaaatgttttttgaaGGATGTTAACGTGATTAATCATTTACCAATATCAACTTGCTTGTAGGATGTTATTAAGTTATTAAGGTTTAATACATGTATCTaagagaataatattatttagatGATATATTTAtggtatattttatcatttgaatttgaatacatCTTTTTATTGTGTGTGGGTTAGGTATTGAGAACCAGAGGATgaagaaaggagagaaacaatgggagagagaaaaataagaaatatgatGGCTAGGATGatgaaaaaataagagaaggatgacaaaaggaaataaatgagATCTGAACGAAAAACTGTTAAatgagatgaaaaatatattagtataatacataatagtttttttttcacaaatcaCTCATAGATAATGTCTCAAAAATGACTTGTGATGAGAGCAttcaaaaaatgtattttttttttctcttttctgatttttaaaaatagagtatTGATACTTTCCTCACACTACTAAGTAGTTTTCATCGTTGTGGGATAGAATCCTCCTATGGTATGAGGAACATTCCTATAACTGCAGGGAGAGGATCCCTTTAGGGATATTGATGGTTCTTGGTCCAAAATGACTAAAACACCATGCCTATGTTCTCGACATTTAATTGAGCTAAATTGTTAGAAAAGACACACAACTATCAATCGAAAAAACTTAACTAATAAGTGAGCGATAGGTATAACGACGTTATGAGATCTCAACCTAAATCTAGGAAGACACACATTCCTTCAACCTTGATCCTAACATGTAAAAGATAAAGCTGAGATACTATAAACTCTATATTGTTTGATGGACTTAAATGGTATTCAACCTTGAGCCTAATaggcagaaaaaaaaataactatcacAAAGTATCTATTCTGATGGGAGGCATCTATTCTCTGATACATCAAATAATTTTCTATTGATCAGGAATTAAGGTCaatgtaatttataaatatctttTCTCTTAATCTATTAATGTGTCTTTTAagtataaaattgtaaaaacttaaaaaagattagaataaaaataatatttcaaatgcAATGAGTCTAATAATGTAGTGGATTTGAGATCAAAATTCAGACAACTCATGCATCCACACGGATCAACATACCGACTTACTCTAATTTATAGGCAAAGGTACTTTGATcaattaaatgtaaaattaaaaatcaaagcatttaaataatttcataccattacattaatttattaaggGATTTATTAACTtgcattatttaatttttagaaggaATAAGTTAACAAGTTACAACTACAAATGtcttaaaatacatttaagatGTAGTAACttgttaatttacttttttatatataaaataagtggGGATAAGTTAGCAAATATTTGTTAAACTGAATTTTTAAGAAAGTTagtttataactaattttttggTGTCACTTGTTAATAAATAGCAAATCccgtttattattaattataaatataaatatggatAAATAGGGATGGAATGATAATGCGTGATGATGATGCCCTATCATACTAAACAGGTTGGCGTCAAAAAAGGCGTCTAGGCAAAAACACCACCATCATTCATGGTTACCATTTCCTAAGTTTAGTAGTTACTCGCATTGTAATCCTTGGCTTATAGCATTTCCCTCTCTCTCAAACGCCAAAACCCGGTTTTAATTATCGTCACTGTTTGGCGGTTCGCTATCGAACCGGGCGAGGGGGTGGGCCATCCCAGAGCGAAGCCGGATATGGATCCCCAGCAGCGTCCGTTAATGTCGGACCGGGTCACCGTTAACGGCTCCGTCACGCCGCTTGCTCTTCTCGCCGACGGCCGTCTATGGTGGTCTGAGGGAATCCAACGGTGTTTGTCGATCGAAAAGGACGTCCTCGGGATCGTTGCCAGTGGGCCCTACATAAAAATCAAGAGCCTCGTGGAGACCCGAGACGGATGCTGCATCACCAGCGCCCCTGCAAGACTCGTTAGAAACGACGTCGTCTTTATGCCTTCCTCCGAGGAATCTCACAGGCTCTGGTGCCATAAACTTCGTGAATTCATTGATTCTCTCGGTAAATTAAATTTCACCTCTGTCTCGTTACGTTTAAGGTTAAAAGTAATTCTGAGCTCTCTTGAAGTGAAATCCAAACATGTACTGAAATGCAGGTCGTCCTAAGAGGTTGTTGGTTTTTGTTAATCCGTTTGGTGGGAAGAAATCCGCTACGAAGATTTTCGCTGAACAAGTGAAACCTCTTTTTGAAGATGCTCATATCCAAATCACAGTTCAAGGTGCTCTAACTCTTCGACCATGTTTCCTTCTTGTTGTTGCTATTGCCCTtttcatttgtaattttatatttttatgaatatgaTGTGATTTTCCTCAGAAACCAAGCACCAGCTCCATGCAAAGGAAGTTGCTCGTTCGCTAGATATTACTAAATACGATGGGATTGTTTGTGTTAGTGGAGATGGAATTTTGGTTGAGGTTAGCTTCATTGCCATTACACTTGTTGCACTATTTGTTATCATCATCTTGATCGTCATCGTCATGTTCGTGGTTATTAATACAAAACAATGATCATAATAGTGATCAGATCACACTCCTTTTCACCCTTCACTTTTGTAATGCAAAATATTGAGGAATAGTTAATTCTGTGTTCCGTCCAACACTTGTTATTTGCATGATGGCAGTGATGGTTTTTCCTAATCTTGTTAGAaacgcaaaaaaaaataaaaaaaaatgagagaaataaagAACAGGTTTGAGTCTTTGAGAGATGTTCTTAATGTATGAATGAGCAATATTCGTTTCTACTACTTCTACACCTATGAATTTGAGGTATccttccaagatatgctaataCTGAACTGGTTTATTGGATCATGCCCATGGACTAATTGATAAATATTCAGTCAATACCTTGATTCTGTTCTTTCCCGAGAAACTTGTTGGTCTCTTGGGATTAGGTTGTTGTGGGCAATACCAATGAAGCTCAGAAGATCTGAATGCAAGTTATGACATCTGTGGGAAATCAAATAGTAATGTGGTTCACTTTTAAGTTTTGCCATGTAACCTGTGCATTCTAAAATACTTTTGCACTGGTTCACTTTTGATGTCTccattaattgtttttcttaatcTGACAAATATTGCACATTTAGTAGGTTGTAAATGGTCTTCTCCAAAGAGAGGATTGGGATACGGCAATAAAGATGCCCCTTGGGGTAGTTCCTGCAGgtttattatcatcatcattattttgTTGATTAGGGTTTATCTAATTAAACTTGTCACTTTAAAGTGCTTATTGGTCAAGGGTGGGAAAATGAAGCTATTGTCTGTAAATTTTTATCAGGAATGGAGAAGTGGGGCTAGTATTATTCACTAGGTTTTGTTTAAAGGTTTATATTTTGTTGTCTGTAGGCAATGAGTGCATGGGTAACTAGACAAATTTTGTTGTGCCAAGCTAATAAGTTCTTTCATGCTTTGAAGGTACGGGAAATGGCATGGCAAAATCTCTTCTTGATTCAGTTGGTGATCCTTGTGAAGTAGCTAATGCCGTTCTTGCCATTATACGAGGTTTCAATCTATTTATGTCATTCAAACATGTAATGTCCATTTTTTTTCTGTGCTCTTATATGTTTAAACTGTTTTTTAAATACTGACAGGCAGTAAACGACCGCTTGATGTAGCTACCATCACACAAGGGGAAACCAGATTTTTCAGTATATTGATGCTCGCATGGGGTAATTACTCTCACCATGTACTAGAAATGAAGTGGTGGCAGATGTGCTAAAACATCTAGGCTAACTGTTcgcaattttttctttctcttcttgatTTATCCAGACTTAGGTGATTCTTAGTTCTGACCATGCAATTGACTTGACATATTATATGATATCCATTGgaggtattattttatttcaggtCTGGTGGCAGATATTGACATTGAGTCTGAAAAGTACCGGTGGATGGGAAGTGCTCGTCTAGATTTTTATGTCAGTAGTCCATTTTATAActtttgcatgtttattaaTGATGTTTTTCTTTCACTTATATGTGTGTCTCTTTTATGGATTATCGTTGCAATTATTTTCTACTCACTTGGTTTGATGGAAGGaaagtgaatgaaaaataaacaaacaccaAATTGCCGGTTGCAGGTCATCTGCTTTAGTTTTGGGTatatttgaagttgtttatgaCTTTATGTAGAATGCCTTCCAATACTCAGTTCAGAAAATACACTTTTGATTTCTAGCACTAGAATAACATATGGGCTAGTTTGttacagattaaaaaaaagtgatgttgatgaaaaatattttagtgatTATTTTTTAGAGATTTTAAAGAAGGTAGAAACTAATTTATGTTCgtttacaataataaaaatcactttttaaaaaaagaaaaaactgatTTTATGAGAAGCTGGAAGCTATTGAAAATAACTTCTGTTTTTAATCAGATTTTAGATTCTTTTCAGCTTTTGGTTATTTTTGAAAAGCTGAAACAAACGCATGAAAACTAAAAGGtgattatcttttaaaaataaattatgtcttTTATGAAAATAAGTTGTGACAAACAGGCCCAAAACTAGTTGCTAGACACACTTGACAAAAGTGCCAATCTAGTccaatatatttattgtatacctctagttttgttgtttattttcagTTTCCAGTAGTTTCTGTCTACTTGTATATCTTACGGTAACTATACATGTCTGTATATGTCTCTGAGAAACAGATCCAAAATATAAAGGAAAAGAGAACTACATAATGGCTTTGTTGTAAGGACTAATGACACTTGCCTTTGTTTTTAGGGGATGATGATTTCTTACTTATAGTTAAATCCTCATTTTGTTCATTTCTGAACACTTACCTCCTAGTTATTGTAATACGAGTGACCCTTTAGTGGGGAACTTAAGTAAAGGATGTAACATAACTAGGCTTTTCTGACTTTGCTTTTGATGCAGTTTTGAATTTCATTGTAAAACTTGCACTGCAATTACCTTGACAGATAAGCTATTGAATT includes these proteins:
- the LOC100805656 gene encoding sphingosine kinase 1 isoform X1, with product MDPQQRPLMSDRVTVNGSVTPLALLADGRLWWSEGIQRCLSIEKDVLGIVASGPYIKIKSLVETRDGCCITSAPARLVRNDVVFMPSSEESHRLWCHKLREFIDSLGRPKRLLVFVNPFGGKKSATKIFAEQVKPLFEDAHIQITVQETKHQLHAKEVARSLDITKYDGIVCVSGDGILVEVVNGLLQREDWDTAIKMPLGVVPAGTGNGMAKSLLDSVGDPCEVANAVLAIIRGSKRPLDVATITQGETRFFSILMLAWGLVADIDIESEKYRWMGSARLDFYGLCRLLNLRQYIGCVSFVPAPGYEAFGEPTSYPGKSTTSKGSNNDPSEAERANLQRLCYLGPEINLENLNWRVINGPFISVWLHNVPWGAEDTMAAPDAKFSDGYLDLIIIKNCPTLPLLSMMSELNKGGHVKSPYVTYLKVKAFNLQPGPRTKDQEKEGIIDSDGEVLARGKGTYKCEQKTLMAYDKLQITVDQGLATLFTPL